From a single Oncorhynchus nerka isolate Pitt River linkage group LG11, Oner_Uvic_2.0, whole genome shotgun sequence genomic region:
- the LOC115137578 gene encoding extracellular calcium-sensing receptor-like, with protein MSLCLQSVLSTRSWLGLSPTGDRTLPVLSLVSLQVMSLWGWLWLLYCLHVPGSVWGLDGGGEGACRLIAKPVSGSVYRAGDVVIGGLFPIHVEAPLPEQEFRSIKENSTCTIFKQRAYRWLQTMIFAVEEINRDPALLPNLTLGFLASDTCRTEGITLGAALAMVTGKETSVVGTECGTTPEVPVIIGDAHSSASMVVAQTLGPFDLPMVSYFATCACLSDNWKYPSFFRTVPSDAFQARGMAKLLRLLRWVWVGLVSEDDDYGKFGVQLLLQELQGSGVCVAYSEVLPKLPSKRKIRHIADTIRGSTARVVVAFVGFTGHSGALMEEVVRQNITDKQWIASESWVTYSTIASPKNLPSLAGTIGFALKKADIPGLGPFLTRLHPDGDYQKSDPFLRDLWEEMFGCSLGVDLSVTLPSRRQCTGSEVIREGESQYADVSQLRASYNVYKAVYAIAYAIQDMMACRPGDGVFNGEQCPDIRKLQPSQIVHYLRGVNFSTPVGESFHFDMNGDPPASYDIINWHVTPEGTAEFVQVGHFLSSEGSDDQFHIDMDEVVWGGGSGDEVLVSVCSADCPPGTRQAVQKGRPVCCFDCLSCAEGEISNTTGSVECIRCPERFWSNPDRTACIPQLVDFLSYSDTMGIILSVISVSGATLTAGALATFLYHRHTALVKANNSELSFLLLLSLKLCFLCALVFIGQPNPWTCMLRHTLFGISFVFCISCLLSRTVVVLVAFRATLPGDNLMRYFSPTQQRMGISLCTLIQVLICVLWLALAPPRPVERRGREGRGPRVVLECEVGSVIGFSLVLGYIGLLASLCLLLAFLARKLPDNFNEAKFITFSMLIFCAVWISFVPAYVSSPGKYTVAVEIFAILASSFGLLFCLFAPKCYIILLRPERNTKRHMMSK; from the exons ATGTCTTTATGTTTACAGAGTGTTCTGTCTACAAGGTCTTGGCTTGGTCTCTCTCCAACAGGTGACAGAACTCTCCCAGTCCTCAgccttgtctctctccaggtgatgaGCCTCTGGGGCTGGCTGTGGCTGCTCTACTGTCTCCATGTCCCTGGGTCTGTCTGGGGTCtggatggaggtggagagggggctTGTCGGCTAATAGCTAAGCCCGTCTCAGGCAGTGTTTATCGGGCAGGAGATGTGGTCATTGGGGGCCTGTTCCCCATCCATGTGGAAGCCCCTCTACCAGAGCAGGAGTTCAGGAGCATTAAGGAAAATTCTACCTGTACAAT TTTTAAACAGCGTGCTTACCGCTGGCTCCAGACTATGATCTTTGCTGTGGAGGAGATTAACCGTGACCCAGCCCTCCTGCCTAACCTCACCCTGGGGTTCCTGGCTTCTGACACATGCCGGACAGAGGGCATCACCCTGGGGGCAGCCCTAGCCATGGTGACCGGCAAGGAGACCTCCGTGGTGGGCACAGAATGTGGCACTACCCCTGAGGTTCCCGTCATCATCGGGGATGCCCACTCCTCAGCCTCCATGGTGGTGGCACAGACCCTCGGGCCGTTTGATTTACCCATG GTGAGTTACTTTGCCACCTGTGCGTGTTTGAGTGACAACTGGAAGTACCCCTCATTCTTCCGTACTGTTCCCAGCGATGCCTTCCAGGCTCGGGGCATGGCCAAGCTTCTGCGTCTGCTGAGATGGGTGTGGGTAGGGCTAGTGTCAGAGGATGATGATTATGGCAAGTTTGGGGTTCAGCTGCTTCTCCAAGAGCTCCAGGGATCTGGGGTGTGTGTCGCTTACTCTGAGGTCCTCCCCAAG TTACCGTCTAAGAGAAAGATCAGGCACATTGCAGACACCATCAGAGGATCTACTGCCAGAGTGGTGGTGGCATTTGTAGGATTCACGGGTCATTCAGGG GCCCTGATGGAAGAGGTTGTCCGTCAGAACATTACAGATAAGCAGTGGATTGCCTCAGAGTCCTGGGTCACCTACTCTACTATCGCCTCCCCGAAAAACCTGCCCTCTCTTGCCGGGACAATCGGTTTTGCCCTGAAGAAAGCTGACATTCCCGGCCTGGGTCCTTTCCTAACACGCCTCCATCCAGACGGGGACTACCAAAAGTCCGACCCATTCCTGAGAGATTTGTGGGAAGAGATGTTTGGGTGTTCTCTGGGAGTTGACCTCAGCGTGACACTGCCGTCCCGGCGACAGTGTACGGGGTCAGAGGTCATAC GTGAGGGGGAGAGCCAGTATGCTGACGTGTCTCAGCTGAGAGCTAGCTATAATGTGTACAAGGCTGTGTACGCCATCGCCTACGCCATACAGGATATGATGGCCTGTCGACCAGGGGACGGAGTCTTTAATGGTGAACAGTGTCCTGATATCAGGAAGCTTCAGCCCAGCCAG attgtTCATTACCTGAGGGGAGTGAACTTCAGTACTCCTGTGGGGGAATCTTTCCACTTCGACATGAATGGTGATCCGCCTGCCTCTTATGACATCATCAACTGGCATGTGACCCCCGAGGGGACGGCAGAGTTTGTCCAGGTCGGACATTTTCTGTCCTCTGAGGGATCGGATGACCAGTTTCACATCGACATGGATGAAGTGGTGTGGGGTGGGGGCAGCGGAGATGAG GTCCTTGTGTCTGTATGCAGTGCTGACTGTCCCCCTGGTACCAGGCAAGCGGTACAGAAGGGGAGGCCTGTGTGCTGCTTTGACTGTCTGTCCTGTGCTGAGGGAGAGATCAGCAACACAACAG GGTCAGTTGAGTGTATTCGGTGTCCAGAGCGGTTCTGGTCCAACCCTGATCGTACGGCCTGCATCCCCCAGCTGGTGGACTTCCTCTCCTACAGCGACACCATGGGCATCATCCTGTCTGTCATCTCAGTTTCCGGGGCAACACTCACAGCCGGTGCCCTGGCCACCTTCCTCTACCACCGTCACACGGCCCTG GTGAAAGCCAACAACTCTGAGCTCAGCTTCCTGCTCCTTCTGTCGCTCAAGCTCTGCTTCCTGTGTGCGCTGGTTTTCATTGGCCAGCCGAACCCGTGGACGTGCATGCTGAGACACACCCTGTTTGGTATAAGCTTTGTGTTCTGCATCTCCTGTCTGCTCAGCAGGactgtggtggtgctggtggccTTCAGGGCCACTCTGCCTGGAGATAACCTGATGAGATACTTCAGCCCCACCCAGCAGAGGATGGGTATCTCACTCTGCACACTCATCCAG GTGCTGATCTGTGTGCTGTGGCTGGCTTTAGCTCCACCCCGACCTGttgagaggaggggcagagagggtcggGGGCCAAGGGTCGTCCTGGAGTGTGAGGTGGGCTCTGTGATCGGCTTCTCTCTGGTGCTGGGCTACATTGGCCTGCtggcctccctctgtctcctcttagCCTTcctggccaggaaactcccagaCAACTTCAACGAGGCCAAGTTCATCACCTTCAGCATGCTGATCTTCTGTGCCGTGTGGATCTCCTTCGTCCCTGCCTACGTCAGCTCTCCTGGGAAGTACACAGTAGCTGTAGAGATCTTTGCCATCCTGGCCTCCAGCTTTGggctgctgttctgtctgtttgCTCCAAAGTGTTACATTATCCTCCTGAGACCAGAGAGAAACACCAAGAGACACATGATGTCCAAATAG